In Pseudomonadota bacterium, the genomic window ATAACGGGAAGGTACAACTGGAGTTGAAAGGACAGATAGAGCGGATTACTTATTATAACGAAGAGAACGGCTACACGATTGCAAAAATGAAGGCACAGGGCAGGCCGGATTTGATTGCAATAGTGGGTACGCTTTTTTCCATAATCCCCGGCGAAGTGGTGAAGCTTTCGGGGTACTGGGATAGACATCCGAAATACGGTGAGCAGTTCAAGATCGTATCCTATGAAACAATCATGCCTGCAACCGTAAAGGGCATAGAAAAGTACCTTGGCTCCGGCATGATTAAGGGCATAGGCCCTGTTATGGCAAAGAGGCTCGTGACAAAATTCGGAAACGATACCCTTGTTGTTATAGAGAATGATATTGAGAAGCTTCATGAGGTCCAGGGCATAGGCGAAAAGAGAGTTGAGATGATTAAGATAGCCTGGGAGGAGCAAAAAGATATACGGGATGTAATGGTCTTTTTGCAGGGGAATGGAGTGAGTCCTGTCTATGCAATGAAAATCTATAAACAGTATGGCAAAGACTCGGTACAGGTAGTGATTGAAAACCCTTACAAGCTTGCCATGGATATATTCGGCATCGGTTTTATCACAGCCGACAAGATAGCGGAAAAGCTCGGCATCCCGAAGGATTCACAGATCAGGGCAGAGGCAGGCATCCTCTATGTACTGCATGAGCTGTCGGATGAAGGTCACGTCTATTACCCTTGCAATCCTCTTATCAAAAAATGCAGTGAGACTTTAACGGTTGAAGAGTCCGGTATTTCCTTTGCTCTTAATGCCATTTCCGCAGAAAAAAAGGTTGTCATAGAGGAACGTGAAAAGAATGAACAATCTGTTTATTTGACAAAATTCCATGTGTCGGAATGCGGTGTTGCGCAGCAATTAAAAAGCCTCCTTACATTTCCAAAACAGTTAAGGCTTGTAAATATTGAGCAGGCGATTGAGTGGGTGCAGAAGATATTGAAAATAGGCCTTTCCGAGAAGCAGATCGAGGCGCTCCGGGATTCGATAAACAGCAAGGTCATGGTGATAACGGGCGGCCCCGGAACAGGTAAGACTACGATCATCAACGCCATTATCAAAATTTATCAACGAATGGGTCAGAAGGTACTCCTTGCAGCGCCCACAGGCAGGGCGGCAAAGAGAATGACCGAGGCAACGGGGCATGAAGCAAAGACAATACACAGACTCCTTGAATATAGCCCGGGCAGCGGGGCGTTTAAGAAGAACGAGTCAAACCCGTTGGAAGCTGATTTGATTATCATAGATGAGGCGTCAATGGTGGATACCATTCTCATGTATCATTTTCTCAAGGCAGTGCCTTTGAAGGCAACCCTGATCCTTGTGGGAGATGTTGACCAGTTGCCTTCTGTGGGTGCAGGAAACGTATTAAGGGATATTATCGATGCCCATTGTCTTCCTGTGGTTAAGCTGAAGGAGATATTCAGACAGTCCAGAGAGAGCATGATTATCGTGAATGCACACAGGATAAACAGCGGCGAGATGCCTCTATTCAGGGGCGGTGAGGGCTATCTCCATGATTTCTTTTTTTTCACAATTGAGGAGCCTGAAAAAGTACTGGAAAAGATTGTATATCTCTGCAAGGAAGGTGTTCCTTCGCGGTTCGGATACGATCCCCTGGATGCTATCCAGATACTAACTCCGATGCACAAAGGGGTTGTGGGGGTTTCAAGCCTCAATACAGAGCTCCAGAAGGAGTTGAATCCGGGAAGGGATGAGCTTAGCCGCGGCGGCAGAATATTCAGAGCCGGAGACAAGGTGCTCCAGATAAGAAATAATTACGACAAGGATGTATATAACGGCGACATTGGCAGGGTCAGAGAGATCGACAGGGACTCAGGGCAGCGAATACCCTGTGGTTATTATGCCGTTGCTTACCCAGCACTATATGCTCCTGCAGCGGAACCTCTTATATACAGGTATTACACGGGGTAAAAAACTCGTTATACTTGTCGGGACAAGGAAGGCACTTGCAATAGCCATAAAAAACAACAAGCCGCAGATGCGATACACAATGCTTAAAGAGCGACTGATGTCGGGTTTTAGTTAATAAACCGGAGTTTCCAGAGCTATTCGGACTGAGGCTAATCGGCATCAGCAGCAATCGTATTTATCCGAGCATGAGCAATCAGGAGCAGTGCCTTTCAGAGCGCCGCGGATAACGGCATAGGCACAGCCCACTCCTGCCGAAACTGTCATTGCTTCAAATGGACAGTTACGGCTGCAAGCCCCGCACTCGATGCAGGCATCCCGGTCAATTATGGACACTTTACCGTTATTAAGACTCAAAACAGCACGCGGGCATACCTCCTCACATCGACCGCATCCTGTGCACTTTGATATGTCCAGTTCGAGTGTGACCACATCTTTCAGATATCTCATAGCATCAATCATGTTGTCTTCCACAAACCGATTATATGTAACACAATGCCGGAGACTAATGCAAAACCGATAAGCGGCATGGCAAATTTCATCTCCTTTTTCACACCGGAAAGTGATGTGTATGTAGTGGCGCCGGTATAATTGAGCGACAGAAAGGAAGAGATCGCCGGCAGGATAAGAAGATACACTGCATTATCTGTCTGCTGATTTCCGTTAAACAGGGTATAGATAATAGTGGCGACAATACACGCAAGCCACCCCTTAAAGGCCAGGGAAGGGCCTGGAATCCAGGGGAGCAGAGCCGGGACAAAGAGGCAGCCAATGAGGATTGCTCCCACGTAAGGAAGGAACCGCAAAAAGGTTGACCACGAGATCATATCCCCTGCAGGATAGCTGGACAATAATACAAATAGAAGGGCTGCAAGGCCAATTTTCCATGACTTGACAAATTCTACAGGCACCACCGCAAGCCGTTCCCTTAAAGTAAACGATACGGTACGCATCTGCCTGTCCGCCTTCAACCCGTTTTCAAGAAAGCGGTGAAGATCGGCAGCACGTACAGGGCCATAGACAACTTTAAAGCCTGTCGTGCGTGCCACTTCATGTGCGGCTACTCCTGGTGCAGCAAGCTGGGGAAGAATAAGAGTCCTGTGACGGACAATGGAAGAAAGGTTTGCCGTCCTTATCTGTCTGATAACCTCTTCGGTACCGAAAGTACCCTTTCCTGCAGCACACCAGACATTCACCCCTTTGGTGTCCAGCACCAGAACCCATGCATTTATATGCTGAAGGTTTTTTCTGAGGTTGTCAAAAGATAGCTTGTAGTTGGCTGTGACCAGAATCGGTGAGTCAGCATCAGGCTTCCCGGCTGCATAGAGTCCTGGATTCACTATATATCGCATCCTGCCGATTCCCCAACGAGCACGAGAGCCGCCGAGTCTGTCCTGAAAGGCAAGGCGTGTACTGATTACAGGGATGAATCCTATTCCTGAAGGATGCCAGCCATTGATCCACCCTGGTGCTTTATCTATTTTTTTCATTTTTGTTCCCTTTCATTGTTTTTGTCGCTTCCCCATATTTCTTGTTGTGCATCTTCGCATTCTCCTGTTTCACAACAACATCCTGATGAGGGGATTATATCAGATAATATCGCTATGCTTTCTATCACAGTTTGATGTTTGGATTCGGGGATACGGGCAAAAAGAGAAGCAAAATAAAGGTTCCATTGCATGTTGATGCCGGCCGTAACCTTCTTACCCTGGGGAGTCAGAGAAATATGCTGGCTCCTCCGGTTGCCCGTGATAGTTTCCCTGTTGATAAGACCGGTTGTAACAAGACCGTCTATTGTCCTGCTTAATGTGCTTTTATCGAGTTCAAGCTCACCTGCAAGCTCAGTAACTGTTGTAATCCTTTTTGCTTCAACAGCCAACAGGGTATGGCATTGAGCTATGGTAACACCGCAGCAGAACGAATCTTCTTTAAGCTGCATGGCAAGCTTCTTTTCAAGCAACCGCAAATTTTTTCTGAATAGTTGAATTATAAATTCATCCATGTTGTTTGCCTAATAGTTTCATATTACAACAATTGTATAGTACAACATAAAATATGTCAAGTTTTTTTATCCGGGATTTGGCATTTTGTTTCATTATGTGATAAAATAGTTCAAAAATAATTTATGGAGGTATGAGAATGTTTAAAGGACGTATTTTTTACTGCTTTTTCATCGCAATACTTATTTTGTCTTTTGGAATCCTTACAGGATGTGCCAAACCGCCTGCAGAAGAGATGGCAAAGGCCGAAAAGGCTATAGGAGATGCAAAACAAAAGGAAGCGCCTGTCTATGTACCGGATCTCTTTACAAAAGCGGAAGCATCATTTAAGACGGCGAAAGACTACGTAGATGGGAAGAAATATAAAGAGGCAAAGCAGGCTGCCATAGAGGCTGAGGCCAATGCTCAGCAGGCAATTGCAGGGATTGATGCTGTTAAGGCAAAAATGAAGGCAGATGCCGATAAGCTTGTTCAGGATATTCAGAAAGCAATCGATGATATGAAGGCCACAGTTTCAACTGCTCCGAAAAAGAAGAATCTTGCAAAGGCAGTTGAAGAAGTCCAGGGCATAATTACGAAATTTGAAACAGACCTGACAGGTATCAAAGAGAAACTCCAGAGCCCGAAAATAAAAGAAGCTGGCGACGAGTTGAAGGCATTGAATGATCAGATAAACACGAAGAAAGACGAATTGCCGAATCTTTTATCTGCCACCCCGGCAAAGAAAGATTTACCCCCAGCACCACCGAAGAAATAATGAAGAAATAGTATGGAAAAAAGGGCGGGTTCATTTGCTAACCCGCCCTTTTTTATTTAATCAAAATAAATGTTGCATTCTTTCTTATTTAATGGGATAATGAACATGGAGTTTCGGAAGTATTTGTTAGTTGTAACCGCAGAAATTATTTTTTGTAGTCCCTTCGTAACACAGTTCCGTATTCTTCCACATTCTAAAAAGGAGGTAAGTCGATATGGCAAAAGGAACTGTGAAGTGGTTCAACGAGTCCAAAGGTTTTGGTTTTATTACCAAAGATGATGGTGCAGATGTGTTTGTTCACTATTCATCCATTCAGGACAGTGGTTTTAAATCACTAGCTGAAGGCGAGACAGTGAGTTTTGATGTAGTAAGTGGTCCTAAGGGTCCTGCTGCATCAAATGTAACAAAAGGCTAAGCCCAACCAAGAAGGCCCGGTTATCCGGGCCTTCTTTCTTTTTAAACACTCTATAATTAATATCGATTTTAAGAAAGTTTCCACTAATGAAAAATATTACATTGAAAATATTGCAAGCACACGTTATTTCTACCAGATATTTTGTCTGCTCTATATTAATCTTGAAAAAATAAATCCCTATCACAGGCTGGTATATCTTATACCAATTTGGATTCATAAATAGCACCCAGAGAGAGGGTACCCGGACGTAGGCGTACTTCCCGGTAAGTTGAGGAGTGTGACGATGAGTTAACGAAGTTTATGATTTGAAGGCTAATTGGTATTAAATATTTTTTGACACCTTCGACCGGGAAGTGGTAGACAAAAGGAGGGGATACAATTTAAGAAAATTCAATGAAAGGGGTCCTGTGATGCCA contains:
- the hgcB gene encoding mercury methylation ferredoxin HgcB encodes the protein MIDAMRYLKDVVTLELDISKCTGCGRCEEVCPRAVLSLNNGKVSIIDRDACIECGACSRNCPFEAMTVSAGVGCAYAVIRGALKGTAPDCSCSDKYDCC
- the hgcA gene encoding mercury methylation corrinoid protein HgcA, with product MKKIDKAPGWINGWHPSGIGFIPVISTRLAFQDRLGGSRARWGIGRMRYIVNPGLYAAGKPDADSPILVTANYKLSFDNLRKNLQHINAWVLVLDTKGVNVWCAAGKGTFGTEEVIRQIRTANLSSIVRHRTLILPQLAAPGVAAHEVARTTGFKVVYGPVRAADLHRFLENGLKADRQMRTVSFTLRERLAVVPVEFVKSWKIGLAALLFVLLSSYPAGDMISWSTFLRFLPYVGAILIGCLFVPALLPWIPGPSLAFKGWLACIVATIIYTLFNGNQQTDNAVYLLILPAISSFLSLNYTGATTYTSLSGVKKEMKFAMPLIGFALVSGIVLHIIGLWKTT
- a CDS encoding cold-shock protein encodes the protein MAKGTVKWFNESKGFGFITKDDGADVFVHYSSIQDSGFKSLAEGETVSFDVVSGPKGPAASNVTKG
- a CDS encoding DUF4398 domain-containing protein codes for the protein MFKGRIFYCFFIAILILSFGILTGCAKPPAEEMAKAEKAIGDAKQKEAPVYVPDLFTKAEASFKTAKDYVDGKKYKEAKQAAIEAEANAQQAIAGIDAVKAKMKADADKLVQDIQKAIDDMKATVSTAPKKKNLAKAVEEVQGIITKFETDLTGIKEKLQSPKIKEAGDELKALNDQINTKKDELPNLLSATPAKKDLPPAPPKK
- a CDS encoding MarR family winged helix-turn-helix transcriptional regulator, translating into MDEFIIQLFRKNLRLLEKKLAMQLKEDSFCCGVTIAQCHTLLAVEAKRITTVTELAGELELDKSTLSRTIDGLVTTGLINRETITGNRRSQHISLTPQGKKVTAGINMQWNLYFASLFARIPESKHQTVIESIAILSDIIPSSGCCCETGECEDAQQEIWGSDKNNEREQK